The Carassius auratus strain Wakin chromosome 40, ASM336829v1, whole genome shotgun sequence genome has a segment encoding these proteins:
- the exoc3l2b gene encoding tumor necrosis factor alpha-induced protein 2, protein MPVLKNLPSRLNGGRFSVDLSTTHSEFILRKMSLNLSPFKEPGSDEDWPRSNGGSLLDGRVPRDRNPFEDEEDENEANEVRRGGSGKGASIKGTLERMKGVSPLKTLGKLGKNLRMSGRSKGKDTPSPHGSIGSASPMQRKKKGRRSSEGSLLRMAGKCKDRVESFTNGDLCSETDADSTSRRLSFMKMVGKGKMKRESMQDHSSQGPEEEPVEEVPEVKPREPLSVLEILQLVTKRDLFLADTHILELEQECREAESPTAGGTEDFSSPSSKDSSRRKAKDVELLYEALQKELWDVVREALRCPTAGPNLGLVVQVLQQEEQADRDWAQSEGAAPGGPRPREFKKRWREAVVELADANLPQHEEALAGELAAYLDKLRVRMVEDLGAARRNVVSVYPVEYDSFQVYTESYHQAVTRRLQSITNGDLQITDIYSLLDWLYNIYNRDVLGTVTITAPINLSQLGPLLPAETVEKLQLDCLNSVRGKVTNELSQVLEEEEKRWLDTLNVEEYQLPLACTVIQSLQEDLERSAAVNRDLGSRVAQCSLNGLADFLYSFQRKVEMFHEMLVNTCGENEEGYITKTIALVNCCPPFRSFVERCGQCDPSTSEDSIRRANTALDRTVNLSVRVLSDRLFEHIRPFFDKLIKRKWLSNTEPFEQIEAFIKEHFKKFCKMDKPPYEVLVGEVHRRVMTEYVRAIMRGRIICTSLKMRKRMAGRLRDEGKHLKTLFKELESSASWLDSAIPHLSEIILLEDTPSIQMEVGILVREFPDIRRKHVSAMLNIRGMTRQTERQEILNIVKDIENSDSVMRVSRDRALFAEVPVTSEVHCLNVGLSRVALTASSLFSSMRFRRRRTPTRENQEDML, encoded by the exons ATGCCAGTCCTTAAGAACCTCCCGTCTCGGCTGAACGGAGGCAGGTTTAGCGTGGATTTGTCGACTACACATAGTGAGTTCATCCTCAGAAAAATGAGTCTTAACCTCAGTCCATTTAAGGAGCCTGGCTCAGATGAGGACTGGCCCAGAAGCAATGGAGGCTCACTTCTGGATGGGCGTGTGCCCCGGGACAGAAACCCGTTtgaggatgaggaagatgaaAATGAGGCTAATGAGGTGCGGCGTGGAGGATCAGGGAAAGGAGCCTCCATCAAAGGCACCCTGGAACGCATGAAAGGAGTCTCTCCCCTCAAGACCCTGGGCAAACTGGGCAAGAACTTGCGCATGTCTGGCAGGAGCAAAGGAAAGGACACCCCCTCCCCACACGGCTCTATAGGTTCAGCCTCACCCAtgcagaggaagaagaagggcAGACGGAGTTCAGAAGGGAGCTTACTTAG AATGGCTGGAAAGTGCAAAGATCGCGTGGAGAGCTTTACCAATGGTGACCTGTGCTCAGAAACTGATGCCGACTCTACCAGTCGCAGACTCTCCTTCATGAAGATGGTGGGCAAGGGCAAGATGAAGAGGGAGTCCATGCAGGACCACTCATCTCAGGGGCCTGAGGAGGAGCCGGTGGAGGAGGTGCCCGAGGTCAAACCCAGGGAGCCACTCTCAG TATTGGAAATCCTGCAGTTGGTGACAAAAAGAGATTTGTTTTTGGCTGACACTCACATTCTGGAACTGGAGCAGGAGTGTAGAGAGGCTGAATCCCCAACAGCGGGTGGCACTGAGGATTTTAGCAGCCCCAGCAGCAAAGACAGCAGTCGGCGCAAAGCCAAAGATGTGGAGCTGCTGTACGAGGCCCTGCAGAAAGAGTTGTGGGACGTGGTGAGGGAAGCTCTGCGTTGCCCCACCGCCGGGCCCAACCTGGGCCTGGTGGTGCAGGTGCTCCAGCAGGAGGAGCAAGCCGATCGAGACTGGGCTCAGAGTGAAGGAGCTGCTCCAGGAGGCCCAAGGCCGAGGGAGTTCAAGAAACGCTGGAGGGAGGCAGTAGTCGAGTTGGCTGATGCAAACCTACCCCAGCATGAAGAAGCACTGGCAGGCGAGCTCGCAGCCTATCTGGATAAGCTAAGAGTGCGTATGGTGGAGGACCTCGGAGCGGCTCGGCGTAATGTGGTGTCTGTATATCCTGTAGAATACGACTCCTTCCAAGTGTACACAGAGAGCTACCATCAGGCTGTTACCCGTCGTCTCCAATCTATCACTAATGGAGATCTGCAAATCACTGACATATACTCTTTACTAGACTGGCTCTACAACATTTACAACAG AGATGTCCTTGGAACAGTCACCATAACAGCACCCATTAACCTCTCGCAGCTCGGCCCACTGCTGCCGGCAGAGACGGTGGAAAAACTCCAGCTCGACTGCCTCAACTCAGTCAGG GGGAAAGTGACCAATGAGCTGTCTCAGGTTTTggaggaggaggaaaagagaTGGCTGGACACCCTGAATGTCGAAGAGTATCAGTTACCTCTGGCTTGCACTGTTATTCAG AGTCTACAAGAAGACCTTGAGAGATCTGCAGCCGTAAACAGAGATTTGGGCTCACGGGTTGCTCAATGCAGTCTCAACGGACTGGCAGATTTCCTGTACAG TTTTCAGCGAAAGGTGGAGATGTTCCATGAGATGCTCGTAAACACCTGTGGAGAAAATGAAGAAGGTTACATCACAAAAACAATCGCGCTTGTCAACTGCTGTCCACCTTTCAG GAGCTTTGTGGAGCGTTGCGGCCAGTGTGACCCTTCGACCAGCGAGGACTCGATTCGTAGAGCCAACACAGCTCTGGACAGGACAGTCAACCTGAGTGTGAGAGTTCTGAGCGACAGACTTTTTGAACATATCAGG ccCTTCTTTGATAAGCTGATTAAACGGAAATGGCTGAGCAACACTGAACCTTTTGAGCAAATCGAGGCGTTCATAAAAGAGCACTTCAAGAAGTTTTGCAAGATGGACAAGCCACCTTATGAG GTCCTGGTTGGGGAGGTGCACCGGCGTGTGATGACTGAATATGTGCGGGCCATCATGAGGGGCAGAATCATCTGCACATCACTCAAAATGAGGAAGAGAATGGCTGGCCGCCTTCGTGATGAAGGAAAGCACCTCAAAACACTCTTCAAAGAGTTG GAATCCTCCGCCTCATGGCTCGACAGCGCTATTCCTCACTTATCGGAGATCATTCTCTTGGAAGACACTCCCTCCATCCAAATGGAAGTTGGCATCCTGGTACGGGAATTCCCTGACATACG GAGGAAGCATGTTTCTGCCATGCTCAATATCCGGGGGATGACCCGACAAACAGAAAGGCAAGAGATCTTGAATATAGTGAAGGACATCGAGAACAGTGACAGCGTCATGCGGGTGTCCCGTGACAGGGCTCTCTTCGCTGAGGTGCCAGTGACGTCAGAAGTGCACTGTCTAAATGTAGGCCTGAGCCGTGTCGCCCTCACCGCCTCGTCTCTCTTCTCCAGCATGCGGTTCCGACGCAGAAGGACTCCAACCAGGGAAAACCAGGAAGACATGCTGTAA